One genomic region from Candidatus Polarisedimenticolia bacterium encodes:
- the ribH gene encoding 6,7-dimethyl-8-ribityllumazine synthase has product MSRSRSESSGRIPGASRFRFGVVVSDYHSETAERLLEGALECLAVHGVSREAISIFRVPGAFEISQAAAKLLERPDRALDALICLGMILRGDTLHFELLAREVCAGLSEISRRTGVPVAFGVLTVENEAQARDRSAKGRMNKGWEAARAALRMATLYRNLEAGIGGRPAPAPGRSAARR; this is encoded by the coding sequence GTGTCGCGATCCAGGTCCGAGTCGAGCGGCAGGATTCCCGGCGCCTCGCGATTCCGGTTCGGCGTCGTGGTGAGCGATTATCACTCCGAGACGGCGGAGAGGCTTCTGGAAGGGGCCCTGGAGTGTCTGGCGGTCCACGGCGTGAGCCGCGAGGCGATCTCGATCTTTCGCGTCCCCGGGGCCTTCGAGATCTCGCAGGCGGCCGCGAAGCTGCTGGAGCGCCCCGATCGAGCGCTCGACGCCTTGATCTGCCTGGGGATGATCCTGCGGGGCGACACGCTGCACTTCGAGCTCCTCGCGCGCGAAGTCTGCGCCGGCCTCTCCGAGATTTCACGGCGGACCGGCGTTCCCGTGGCCTTCGGCGTGCTCACGGTGGAAAACGAGGCGCAGGCGCGGGATCGATCGGCAAAGGGGCGAATGAACAAGGGATGGGAAGCCGCCCGGGCGGCGCTCCGCATGGCCACTCTTTATCGAAATCTTGAAGCGGGGATCGGGGGCCGGCCCGCGCCGGCTCCCGGCCGTTCCGCCGCGCGGAGATAG